The following are from one region of the Streptomyces fradiae genome:
- the gpmI gene encoding 2,3-bisphosphoglycerate-independent phosphoglycerate mutase, which yields MSAGTPGILLVLDGWGHAAAGEANALTAAATPYLDGLLATCPTVLADASGTAVGLLPGTVGNSEIGHMVIGAGRPIPYDSVLVQEEISSGRMRSNEALTEVLKGLAASGGALHLIGLCSDGMIHANVQHLQELLRIAAQFAVPRVRVHAITDGRDVADHTAAAYLGLVDTFFAEAGIGEVATVVGRGYALDKSGNLELTEKVSLAIVDGKGEAISEPQEALELTQRGDEWVPPCVVTSADGRPLGAVQDGDAILFTNFRSDRIQQLADDLHTWLAGRRVTFLSLAQYDTKASIPALVHRSDAGGGLATVLGAQGVRSVRIAEAEKFEHVTYYLNGRDSNVVPVEEHVRITGDRAPDYTVRPAMNIDRVTEAVISAARRDDVPLVVANLANIDVVGHTGHFDATRQAAEHTDRAVEAICGAAQATGRWVLLVGDHGNAEKMLTDATDGDGWPYGGHTTNPVPAVLVPAAGQKAATPAGPATLADIAPSVLALLGLAPEPRMTGRPLW from the coding sequence GTGAGCGCCGGAACCCCGGGCATCCTGCTGGTCCTCGACGGTTGGGGACACGCGGCGGCCGGTGAGGCCAACGCCCTGACCGCGGCCGCCACGCCGTACCTCGACGGACTGCTCGCCACCTGCCCGACCGTCCTCGCCGACGCCTCCGGCACCGCCGTCGGACTGCTCCCCGGGACGGTGGGCAACTCGGAGATCGGCCACATGGTCATCGGCGCCGGCCGCCCCATCCCGTACGACAGCGTGCTCGTCCAGGAGGAGATCTCCAGCGGACGCATGCGCTCGAACGAGGCCCTGACCGAGGTGCTGAAGGGCCTCGCCGCGAGCGGCGGCGCCCTGCACCTCATCGGGCTCTGCTCCGACGGCATGATCCATGCCAACGTGCAGCACCTGCAGGAACTGCTCCGTATCGCCGCGCAGTTCGCCGTGCCGCGGGTCCGCGTCCATGCCATCACGGATGGGCGGGACGTCGCCGACCACACGGCCGCCGCCTACTTGGGCCTCGTCGACACGTTCTTCGCCGAGGCGGGCATCGGAGAGGTGGCGACGGTCGTCGGACGCGGGTACGCACTCGACAAGAGCGGCAACCTCGAACTGACCGAAAAGGTCTCCCTCGCCATCGTCGACGGCAAGGGCGAAGCGATCAGTGAGCCGCAGGAGGCCCTGGAGCTGACCCAGCGCGGAGACGAATGGGTGCCGCCCTGCGTCGTGACGAGCGCCGACGGCCGGCCGCTCGGGGCCGTCCAGGACGGCGACGCCATCCTGTTCACCAACTTCCGCAGCGACCGCATCCAGCAGCTCGCGGACGACCTCCACACCTGGCTCGCCGGCCGGCGGGTCACCTTCCTGAGCCTCGCCCAGTACGACACCAAGGCGTCCATCCCGGCCCTGGTGCACCGGTCGGACGCGGGCGGCGGCCTCGCCACCGTACTCGGTGCGCAGGGCGTGCGCTCCGTACGCATCGCCGAAGCCGAGAAGTTCGAGCACGTCACGTACTACCTCAATGGCCGCGACTCGAACGTCGTCCCCGTCGAGGAGCATGTCAGGATCACCGGTGACAGGGCTCCCGACTACACGGTGAGACCCGCGATGAACATCGACCGGGTCACCGAAGCCGTCATCTCCGCCGCCCGCCGCGACGACGTTCCCCTGGTGGTCGCCAACCTGGCCAACATCGACGTCGTCGGCCACACCGGCCACTTCGACGCGACCCGGCAGGCAGCCGAGCACACCGACCGTGCCGTGGAGGCCATCTGCGGCGCGGCGCAGGCGACCGGCCGCTGGGTGTTGCTCGTCGGGGACCACGGCAACGCCGAGAAGATGCTCACCGACGCCACGGACGGCGACGGCTGGCCCTACGGCGGGCACACCACCAACCCGGTTCCCGCCGTGCTCGTTCCGGCTGCCGGGCAGAAGGCGGCAACGCCTGCCGGCCCGGCCACCCTCGCCGACATCGCGCCCAGCGTCCTCGCGCTGCTCGGGCTCGCCCCCGAGCCCCGCATGACCGGGCGGCCCTTGTGGTGA
- a CDS encoding M28 family metallopeptidase, translated as MKDTAQGQERVAVRSAADAFDADRALTTLRALCTPDMQGRAPGTPGHDLARRLLVAELTSYGLTPVLDSFAIREVMRLAGRPTLRAEGGRLGRELVHRAEFAEHPRSGPMPGPVTGTVSEDAGPGEWAALPTVPQGNAFAELADTLTARGAVGILTAQNADASGFLTKRVQGPAPVGLPVVAVRPDLLADAVGSVVTAHVPLVRVPATGTNIVATLPGSDPEAKPILLTAHYDGVGSDPERHFPCAGDNASGTAVMCEVARVLTSSAPLPRPVVLALVDAEEIGTLGSGHHARTLREAGVEPDALNLDMAGKFNGKIAIELGPADPAPRHVIAALDSAGRRLGIQLYAGMVSSDNRRYASAGFPAAGIGVGAAHYHSPLDSPERIDPDALGKAGRLVLETIHHLATQN; from the coding sequence ATGAAGGACACAGCCCAGGGCCAGGAGCGCGTCGCGGTGCGCTCTGCGGCGGACGCGTTCGACGCGGACCGTGCCCTGACGACGCTCCGGGCCCTGTGCACCCCCGACATGCAGGGGCGTGCACCCGGCACGCCAGGGCACGACCTGGCCAGGCGGCTTCTTGTCGCGGAGCTGACGTCGTACGGCCTCACGCCCGTGCTCGACAGCTTCGCCATCCGCGAAGTCATGCGACTGGCGGGCCGGCCCACCCTCCGGGCGGAGGGCGGACGGCTCGGCCGCGAGCTCGTCCACCGTGCCGAGTTCGCCGAACACCCGCGCTCGGGGCCGATGCCCGGGCCCGTCACCGGAACGGTCTCCGAGGACGCGGGGCCGGGGGAGTGGGCAGCGCTGCCCACCGTCCCTCAGGGGAACGCCTTCGCGGAGCTCGCCGACACCCTGACGGCGCGCGGCGCGGTGGGCATCCTCACGGCGCAGAACGCGGACGCCTCCGGATTCCTCACCAAGCGGGTCCAGGGCCCCGCGCCGGTCGGGCTCCCGGTCGTGGCCGTACGGCCGGATCTGCTCGCCGACGCGGTCGGCAGCGTGGTCACCGCCCATGTCCCGCTGGTCCGCGTGCCCGCCACCGGCACGAACATCGTCGCCACCCTGCCGGGCAGCGACCCGGAGGCGAAGCCCATCCTCCTCACCGCGCACTACGACGGTGTCGGATCGGACCCCGAGCGGCACTTCCCGTGCGCGGGCGACAACGCCAGTGGAACCGCGGTGATGTGCGAGGTCGCCCGTGTGCTGACCTCGTCCGCGCCACTGCCCCGGCCGGTCGTCCTCGCCCTGGTCGACGCCGAGGAGATCGGCACGCTCGGCTCCGGGCACCACGCACGCACCTTGCGCGAGGCAGGCGTCGAACCCGACGCGCTCAACCTCGACATGGCCGGCAAGTTCAACGGGAAGATCGCGATCGAGCTCGGACCGGCCGACCCGGCCCCCCGGCACGTCATCGCCGCACTCGACAGCGCCGGCCGACGCCTCGGCATCCAGCTGTACGCGGGAATGGTGTCGTCCGACAACCGGCGTTACGCGTCCGCCGGCTTCCCCGCCGCGGGCATCGGCGTCGGGGCGGCGCACTACCACTCGCCGCTCGACAGCCCCGAGCGAATCGACCCCGACGCGCTCGGCAAGGCGGGGAGGCTCGTCCTGGAGACGATCCACCACCTCGCCACCCAGAACTAG
- a CDS encoding carboxymuconolactone decarboxylase family protein — MAAAQQSVSTQLIQLAPTVGEHHAAFSKSYQEFFGAVFDHDALEPKTRAAVALCAALLQDREETVRSFLAAAKKLGLKNEEIGQIAGIVEAMKLDALQRPAVQAVAAAAKKANTCC, encoded by the coding sequence ATGGCCGCGGCCCAGCAGTCCGTCTCCACCCAGCTCATCCAGCTCGCCCCCACGGTCGGCGAGCACCACGCCGCCTTTTCCAAGAGCTACCAGGAGTTCTTCGGCGCCGTCTTCGACCACGACGCCCTGGAGCCCAAGACCCGCGCCGCCGTCGCCCTCTGCGCCGCGCTCCTGCAGGACCGCGAGGAGACCGTGCGGTCCTTCCTCGCCGCCGCCAAGAAGCTCGGGCTGAAGAATGAGGAGATAGGCCAGATCGCCGGCATCGTCGAGGCGATGAAGCTCGACGCCCTGCAGCGCCCGGCCGTCCAGGCCGTCGCCGCCGCGGCCAAGAAGGCCAACACCTGCTGCTGA
- a CDS encoding acetyl-CoA carboxylase biotin carboxylase subunit family protein — translation MTDPTNSGAGSVVVLGGRSEREFAVVRDLGYRVVLVDEQVPWHCMPWVDTHLDVVLDDWDAVADAIRAELGDESPVAVLTHTEPRLPLMARLGRLLVDAPRGLDETAATNCRDKWRTRTVLSEAGLPVPRFALAGTVEEAIAAAEDIGYPAVVKPRDGAGAFGVRCCQDERELRAAVGALFAAPAGSLTGALIEEYVDGPEYAVQTLTQDSKTSVLSVFRQRMTPPPVFVELGYEHPSGLSADERDELDGLMRDVLAALGVHDWISHTQIRRGPDGFRVIEVNARRPGGRLVEMTTAVSGVDMTEAVTRQALGLPQPEAKTTVPYARYVSIVFDTAGTLLYDEVDAETGPFAPIVEVEVEPGETVRPKEHPNGGVYGRIVVYGETPEELDRAEQEVRKALSLQVVFGDGLGPAETDSREFKSCC, via the coding sequence GTGACTGATCCAACCAACAGCGGCGCCGGCTCCGTCGTCGTGCTCGGAGGCCGCAGCGAACGCGAATTCGCCGTCGTGCGGGATCTCGGGTACCGCGTGGTGCTCGTGGACGAGCAGGTGCCCTGGCACTGCATGCCCTGGGTCGACACCCACCTGGACGTCGTCCTCGACGACTGGGACGCGGTGGCCGACGCGATACGCGCCGAGCTCGGCGACGAGTCCCCTGTGGCCGTGCTCACCCACACGGAACCGCGACTGCCCCTGATGGCCCGCCTCGGCCGGCTCCTCGTCGACGCCCCTCGGGGCCTCGACGAGACCGCCGCGACGAACTGCCGTGACAAGTGGCGCACCCGGACCGTGCTGAGCGAGGCGGGTCTGCCCGTGCCCCGCTTCGCGCTCGCCGGCACCGTGGAGGAGGCGATCGCGGCGGCCGAGGACATCGGCTATCCCGCGGTCGTCAAACCCCGTGACGGCGCGGGCGCGTTCGGGGTGCGGTGCTGCCAGGACGAGCGCGAGCTGCGTGCGGCCGTCGGTGCCCTGTTCGCCGCTCCGGCCGGCTCCCTGACCGGAGCTCTGATCGAGGAGTACGTCGACGGGCCCGAGTACGCCGTCCAGACCCTCACCCAGGACTCGAAGACCAGCGTCCTGAGCGTCTTCCGGCAGCGCATGACTCCGCCGCCGGTCTTCGTCGAGCTGGGCTACGAGCACCCGAGCGGTCTGTCGGCGGACGAGCGCGACGAGCTGGACGGACTGATGCGGGACGTCCTCGCCGCCCTGGGCGTGCACGACTGGATCAGCCACACCCAGATCCGGCGCGGCCCGGACGGATTCCGCGTCATCGAGGTCAACGCGCGGCGCCCCGGCGGCCGGCTCGTCGAGATGACCACCGCCGTCAGCGGCGTCGACATGACGGAGGCCGTCACGCGGCAGGCCCTCGGGCTCCCGCAGCCCGAAGCGAAGACCACCGTGCCGTACGCGCGCTACGTGAGCATCGTCTTCGACACGGCGGGCACGCTCCTGTACGACGAAGTCGACGCGGAGACCGGCCCGTTCGCACCCATCGTCGAGGTCGAGGTCGAGCCCGGCGAGACCGTCCGGCCCAAGGAGCATCCGAACGGCGGTGTCTACGGCCGCATCGTGGTCTACGGCGAGACGCCCGAGGAGCTCGACCGGGCGGAGCAGGAGGTCCGCAAGGCCCTCAGCCTGCAGGTGGTGTTCGGAGACGGCCTCGGTCCGGCGGAGACCGACAGCCGCGAGTTCAAGTCGTGCTGCTGA
- a CDS encoding GNAT family N-acetyltransferase has protein sequence MTLTEPAPKTTGLHRIEVRTSIQAVDAEEWNRVVARAGGTVFHTWEWLAAFEDAPPGRFEPRHLLAYRGSTLVGVCPAYVVHECPRLSYLTDLAQLDLGGPVLLAHSLAALDGGPLAVPGHEDALVSLLGALEATAGDEGVRTWGVANAPAGDLGGLLLRHGYATAHITTSYRCSTDVPSVADYWGFASGRLRRKREKERRVSGREFTVAEAPADADTLVRLLHSILENRGTPTDVLPGTFLHAIKARLAPYERMVTAVDADGRTVAVFAGWQFAGKWSMWLAGLDAERLSHFVPYRAMAALLIEGAIATEVGSIDLGRSNGVEKRKLGAHPVPLYLALNTSDRAERAALHAACRRLEERCQGADEQLDIVRRCC, from the coding sequence ATGACCCTCACCGAACCCGCCCCGAAGACCACGGGGTTGCACCGGATCGAGGTGCGGACCTCCATACAGGCGGTCGACGCCGAGGAGTGGAACCGCGTCGTCGCCCGGGCCGGCGGGACCGTCTTCCACACCTGGGAGTGGCTCGCCGCCTTCGAGGACGCCCCGCCGGGCCGCTTCGAGCCCCGCCATCTCCTTGCGTACCGCGGAAGCACCCTCGTGGGCGTGTGCCCGGCGTACGTCGTGCACGAGTGCCCCCGGCTCTCGTACCTGACGGACCTCGCCCAGCTCGACCTCGGCGGTCCCGTCCTCCTGGCCCACAGCCTCGCGGCGCTCGACGGCGGTCCGCTCGCCGTGCCCGGCCACGAGGACGCGCTCGTCTCTCTGCTCGGCGCGCTGGAAGCGACCGCGGGGGACGAGGGCGTACGGACCTGGGGCGTGGCGAACGCCCCCGCCGGCGACCTCGGCGGGCTGCTGCTGCGGCACGGCTACGCCACCGCCCACATCACGACCTCGTACCGCTGCTCCACCGATGTGCCCTCCGTCGCGGACTACTGGGGCTTTGCCTCCGGGCGGCTGCGCCGCAAGCGAGAGAAGGAACGCCGGGTCTCGGGCCGCGAGTTCACCGTGGCGGAGGCGCCGGCGGACGCCGACACCCTCGTACGCCTCCTGCACTCCATCCTGGAGAACCGCGGCACGCCCACGGACGTGCTGCCCGGGACCTTCCTCCATGCCATCAAGGCCCGCCTCGCGCCGTACGAGCGCATGGTGACCGCCGTCGACGCCGACGGGCGGACCGTTGCGGTCTTCGCCGGCTGGCAGTTCGCCGGGAAGTGGTCGATGTGGCTGGCCGGACTCGATGCCGAGCGGCTCTCCCACTTCGTGCCGTACCGGGCCATGGCCGCCCTGCTCATCGAGGGTGCCATCGCCACCGAGGTCGGCTCCATCGACCTCGGCCGGTCCAACGGTGTGGAGAAGCGCAAGCTCGGTGCCCATCCCGTCCCGCTCTACCTCGCCCTCAACACCTCCGACCGCGCCGAACGAGCCGCCCTGCACGCGGCCTGCCGACGCCTCGAAGAACGGTGCCAGGGCGCCGACGAGCAACTCGACATCGTCAGGCGGTGCTGCTGA
- a CDS encoding acetyl-CoA carboxylase biotin carboxylase subunit family protein: MNTDLTADTRPSVACVSGRRVVDVLSRLDVRSVLLDNPTPLDLACQVDVPLDVDLDDWDAAEAALRWLHAGRPLDAVFSVYDAHLPLASYLAARLGTRGLDLQAALACHDKIRMRMVLTSGGVRVPDHLPAADPADAAAAAQRLGMPAVPVVVKKATGSGGRGSMLCRNPEDVARAVELFGPGALLVERAVEGPEYAVQSITSDGRTEVVGILAQHVGPGPRQAETGYDFPSGLGPERESEVASFVTRALAVLGFDHAVSHTQVRLTADGPVLINVAARPPGGQLCAATERVSGIDLTRAAAEIALGMPVTRGTPTATRVLYRCVTSENPGTAWYDLDGIDAPAVTLDVEPGDSVRSVDDPDGGSYGRIVVYGDDPAELESRYRAIFESLRLHVEPDHQQVMLP, encoded by the coding sequence ATGAACACCGACCTCACCGCCGACACGCGACCGAGCGTGGCGTGCGTCTCGGGACGCCGCGTCGTCGACGTCCTCAGCCGGCTCGACGTGCGGTCCGTCCTCCTCGACAACCCCACACCGCTCGACCTCGCCTGCCAGGTCGACGTCCCCCTGGACGTGGACCTGGACGACTGGGACGCCGCCGAGGCGGCGCTCCGCTGGCTCCACGCCGGCCGCCCGCTCGACGCGGTCTTCAGCGTCTATGACGCCCACCTGCCGCTGGCCAGCTATCTGGCCGCACGACTCGGCACCCGCGGCCTCGACCTCCAGGCCGCGCTCGCCTGCCACGACAAGATCCGCATGCGGATGGTGCTCACCAGCGGGGGAGTGCGGGTCCCCGACCACCTGCCGGCCGCCGACCCGGCCGATGCCGCGGCCGCCGCCCAGCGCCTCGGCATGCCCGCCGTGCCCGTGGTCGTGAAGAAGGCGACCGGGTCCGGTGGGCGGGGCAGCATGCTGTGCCGCAACCCCGAGGACGTGGCCCGCGCCGTCGAATTGTTCGGACCCGGCGCGCTCCTCGTGGAGCGCGCGGTCGAAGGACCTGAATACGCCGTGCAGAGCATTACCAGCGACGGCAGGACCGAGGTCGTCGGCATCCTCGCCCAGCACGTCGGCCCCGGTCCACGGCAGGCCGAGACCGGGTACGACTTCCCGAGCGGTCTCGGCCCGGAGCGGGAGTCCGAGGTGGCGTCCTTCGTCACCCGGGCGCTGGCCGTCCTGGGCTTCGACCACGCCGTCTCCCATACACAGGTACGCCTCACGGCGGACGGCCCCGTGCTCATCAACGTGGCCGCCCGGCCCCCGGGCGGGCAGCTGTGTGCCGCGACCGAACGCGTCAGCGGCATCGACCTCACGCGTGCCGCCGCCGAGATCGCGCTCGGGATGCCGGTCACCCGGGGGACGCCCACCGCAACCCGGGTCCTGTACCGGTGCGTCACCTCCGAAAACCCCGGCACGGCCTGGTACGACCTCGACGGCATCGACGCACCCGCCGTCACGCTCGACGTCGAGCCCGGCGACAGCGTCCGCAGTGTCGACGACCCGGACGGCGGCAGCTACGGCCGCATCGTGGTCTACGGCGACGACCCCGCGGAGCTCGAGAGCCGGTACCGCGCCATCTTCGAATCGCTCCGACTCCACGTCGAGCCCGACCACCAGCAGGTGATGCTCCCTTGA
- a CDS encoding ATP-grasp domain-containing protein, whose protein sequence is MTPRVLVLGGQRTVQQLKEHTDYDVVFAEENMTIEQLMLADYPLEVDFDDWDDVIALVAAAHADQPIDAVVTGVERLVPLAGRLRAELELGHGITEQSARDCIDKAATHRLLAEAGVPVPRNRVVAGTSEGAEAAEELGLPVVVKPRDASSAAGLKYCASREEVEQAVGDILKGGRDTALIEEYVTGPEIGVFASRVGGRTQVVWVVEGEVGPPPTFVKVGGFFPSRLDEGQLAELEDLADRVLAAVGLDDWVAALQFTLTSDGWRAGEVNPRVPGGQAVEMIRSTTGYEPSLIATEAALGRHARPGAPKAPFGLYRSIVFDGSGRIDYDAQAAGSLSGLESPVPPFVEFDVKPGDAVLPVEHPKGGAFGRIVLAGESLEQLERDYAKVREQLAVRLVDDAASEAAVDRAHTSCC, encoded by the coding sequence TTGACCCCTCGCGTCCTCGTCCTCGGCGGCCAGCGCACCGTCCAGCAGCTGAAGGAACACACCGACTACGACGTCGTGTTCGCCGAGGAGAACATGACGATCGAGCAGCTGATGCTCGCCGACTACCCCCTCGAAGTCGACTTCGACGACTGGGACGACGTGATCGCCCTGGTCGCCGCGGCCCACGCCGACCAGCCCATCGACGCCGTCGTCACCGGAGTCGAGCGCCTCGTCCCGCTCGCCGGGCGGCTGCGCGCCGAGCTGGAGCTCGGCCACGGCATCACGGAACAGTCCGCCCGCGACTGCATCGACAAGGCGGCGACCCACCGGCTCCTCGCGGAGGCGGGCGTCCCCGTGCCCCGTAACCGAGTGGTCGCCGGCACGTCAGAAGGAGCCGAGGCCGCCGAGGAGTTGGGCCTCCCCGTGGTCGTCAAACCGCGTGACGCCTCCAGCGCCGCCGGCCTCAAGTACTGCGCGAGCCGCGAGGAGGTGGAACAGGCGGTGGGAGACATCCTGAAGGGGGGCCGGGACACGGCGCTCATCGAGGAGTACGTGACCGGGCCGGAGATCGGCGTCTTCGCCTCCCGGGTCGGCGGCCGGACCCAGGTCGTGTGGGTCGTCGAGGGCGAGGTCGGACCTCCTCCGACCTTCGTCAAGGTCGGAGGGTTCTTCCCGAGCCGCCTCGACGAGGGACAGCTCGCCGAACTGGAGGACCTCGCGGACCGGGTCCTGGCGGCCGTCGGTCTCGACGACTGGGTCGCGGCCCTCCAGTTCACCCTCACCTCGGACGGCTGGCGCGCCGGCGAGGTCAACCCCCGCGTGCCCGGCGGCCAGGCGGTCGAGATGATCCGGTCGACCACCGGGTACGAACCGAGCCTGATCGCCACCGAGGCCGCCCTGGGGCGGCACGCCCGACCCGGTGCTCCCAAGGCGCCGTTCGGGCTCTACCGCAGCATCGTCTTCGACGGGAGCGGGCGCATCGACTACGACGCGCAGGCCGCCGGATCGCTGAGCGGCCTCGAATCCCCGGTTCCCCCGTTCGTCGAGTTCGACGTCAAGCCCGGCGACGCCGTGCTGCCCGTCGAGCACCCCAAGGGCGGCGCGTTCGGCCGCATCGTGCTCGCCGGCGAGAGCCTGGAGCAGCTGGAGCGGGACTACGCCAAGGTCCGGGAGCAGCTCGCCGTCCGGCTGGTCGACGACGCGGCCTCGGAGGCCGCGGTGGACCGCGCGCACACCAGCTGCTGCTGA
- a CDS encoding ABC transporter ATP-binding protein: MNDSLRALRFIYGYPLRYRREIITATVIMFIGLLGNIAVPLLTRYAIDIGVLGGKSGSLLVTSVGVLAAGIATTALLHYGKRMRFNVASKAVNDLREDMVRKMMHLGPADVAEASGGRALTRLISDAVSVRGLTNGGLLELANQLLVMLAMLVTALIIDPRTTLLACIPMVFVVIGNFTVQLRLQRAFIELKSQFTKLLAGVGESLANINVVKSYGREADASDRLNKVNEAHTTRDGQMKRTYSRWEAVLNVIGGLPTPIALWAGGNAVLDGTSTVGDLVAVVALVMMFQMSVHMLAMHVNGAFRSVVTAQRLLRVMDARSVLATGEGSTDVPAVGGIHASGIVVDVAGRRILDRAEFRVEPGEAVLLTGPTGSGKSTLLHVLARLRDPEAGSVTYDGVDARTYASEALRRRIVCLPQRQWIFEGTLEENVRFARPEATRQETADAVEAAGLSHIPLDRRFGASTLDLSAGERQRIGLARVLLVDPDILLLDNPTANLDAQTEAALLETVLRVRRGRTLVIASQQPAVAGYVDRTVSLASSEPSAGATATLAGATSADGGKES, encoded by the coding sequence TTGAACGACTCGCTTCGCGCGCTGCGCTTCATCTATGGCTACCCGCTGCGCTACCGCCGCGAGATCATCACCGCCACGGTGATCATGTTCATCGGCCTCCTGGGCAACATCGCCGTGCCGCTCCTCACCCGCTACGCCATCGACATCGGCGTTCTCGGCGGGAAGTCGGGCAGCCTGCTGGTGACCTCGGTCGGTGTCCTCGCCGCCGGCATAGCCACCACGGCCCTGCTGCACTACGGCAAGCGCATGCGGTTCAACGTGGCCAGCAAGGCCGTCAACGACCTGCGTGAGGACATGGTGCGCAAGATGATGCACCTGGGTCCCGCGGACGTGGCCGAGGCGTCCGGCGGCCGTGCGCTCACCAGGCTCATCTCCGACGCGGTCTCGGTCCGCGGCCTCACCAACGGCGGCCTGCTCGAACTGGCCAACCAGCTGCTCGTCATGCTCGCCATGCTGGTCACGGCGCTGATCATCGACCCGCGCACGACCCTGCTGGCCTGCATCCCGATGGTCTTCGTCGTCATCGGCAACTTCACCGTGCAGCTCCGCCTGCAGCGGGCCTTCATCGAGCTCAAGAGCCAGTTCACCAAGCTCCTCGCCGGCGTCGGCGAGTCGCTCGCCAACATCAACGTCGTCAAGTCGTACGGCCGCGAGGCGGACGCCTCCGACCGCCTGAACAAGGTCAACGAGGCCCACACGACCCGCGACGGCCAGATGAAGCGCACGTACAGCCGCTGGGAAGCCGTCCTGAACGTCATCGGAGGCCTGCCCACCCCGATCGCCCTGTGGGCCGGCGGCAACGCCGTCCTGGACGGCACCAGCACCGTCGGAGACCTCGTCGCCGTCGTCGCCCTGGTCATGATGTTCCAGATGAGCGTCCACATGCTCGCCATGCACGTGAACGGAGCCTTCCGCAGCGTCGTCACCGCACAGCGCCTGCTCCGCGTCATGGACGCCCGCTCCGTCCTCGCCACCGGAGAGGGCAGCACCGACGTCCCCGCCGTGGGCGGGATCCACGCCTCCGGCATCGTCGTCGACGTCGCCGGCCGGCGGATCCTCGACAGGGCCGAGTTCCGGGTCGAACCCGGCGAGGCCGTCCTGCTCACCGGCCCCACCGGCAGCGGCAAGTCCACCCTGCTGCACGTGCTGGCCCGACTGCGCGACCCCGAGGCCGGCAGCGTCACCTACGACGGCGTCGACGCCCGTACGTACGCCTCCGAGGCGCTGCGCCGCCGGATCGTCTGCCTGCCCCAGCGCCAGTGGATCTTCGAGGGCACCCTTGAGGAGAACGTCCGCTTCGCCCGCCCCGAGGCCACCCGCCAGGAGACGGCCGACGCCGTCGAGGCCGCCGGACTCTCCCACATCCCGCTGGACCGGCGCTTCGGCGCCAGCACCCTGGACCTGTCCGCAGGCGAGCGCCAGCGCATCGGCCTGGCCCGCGTCCTGCTCGTGGACCCCGACATCCTGCTGCTCGACAACCCCACGGCGAACCTGGACGCCCAGACCGAGGCCGCGCTCCTGGAGACGGTCCTCCGGGTCCGCCGGGGCCGCACCCTGGTCATCGCCTCCCAGCAGCCCGCCGTCGCCGGCTACGTCGACCGCACCGTCAGCCTCGCCTCCTCAGAGCCCTCCGCGGGCGCCACGGCCACCCTCGCGGGCGCGACCAGCGCGGACGGAGGAAAGGAATCATGA